TCAAAAGTAATAAAACGGTAACCTGTACTCCAAGTCCACGTTAGGTTGTTAGCTGCTGCCAAATCCCAAAAACTTTGCTGTGCTGTTTCGCCCTGTAAGTAACGTTGCTGATCTACACCAATACCAAACTTTATAGCAGTATAATCGCCTGCAGGAACATTTTTTAAATGAATTGTATTTAATCCATCTTCTTGGTTAATAATAAAATAACTCTCCTCTTTAGGGTAAACAACCTCTTTACCATCGGCATCAATAAGTATAAAGTTGCTTACTATATAGTTTAAACGATTTATGGTAAGATTTTCTTCATTGGAGTTAGCGTAAGTACTTCCTAACACCAAAGCATCTCCTGCTACGCCATTATCAAAAAAAAGTTCTACCTCGCCAACAGTACCTTCTATTACTTCTTGGTTACTATCGTCGTCACTACTACACGATACGGTAAATAGGGCTATTGCTGACAGTGCAGCATATTTTATATATTGGAATTTCATCTTTGTTTTTATTATAATATTTTTAATTCGTTTTTAAACGCAATTGTTGCGCACACTAGCACAGTATAGTTTATGTACCACTATACTATA
The Flavobacterium litorale genome window above contains:
- a CDS encoding MbnP family protein, giving the protein MKFQYIKYAALSAIALFTVSCSSDDDSNQEVIEGTVGEVELFFDNGVAGDALVLGSTYANSNEENLTINRLNYIVSNFILIDADGKEVVYPKEESYFIINQEDGLNTIHLKNVPAGDYTAIKFGIGVDQQRYLQGETAQQSFWDLAAANNLTWTWSTGYRFITFEGEFTAQGVITPTPFRVHQGSNTATDNYREVTLSLPSTARVRENQVPSIHLVADVNVLLDGDTKVVLHNNMNNAGTSADIMGGEHLIEIAENSKKMFTVHHVHNASGHTHE